Proteins encoded within one genomic window of Catenulispora sp. MAP5-51:
- a CDS encoding TetR family transcriptional regulator translates to MTVDASATAGTPASAPSPVPALTERQEARRQRILRATQQLAARGGFDAVQMREVAELSEVALGTLYRYFPSKIHLLVATMQDQLEQLHDQLRRKPPVSADPGERVAETLMRTFKALQREPHLAEAMMRALTFADRSVSAEVDSVNRLITDVIADAIHSGRPLTRAELAAVRVVTHTWHSTLITWLSGRASISQVKADIDTACMLVSQAAAAE, encoded by the coding sequence ATGACGGTTGACGCGTCGGCAACGGCCGGCACCCCCGCTTCGGCGCCGTCGCCGGTCCCGGCCCTGACGGAGCGTCAGGAAGCCCGCCGCCAGCGCATCCTGCGCGCCACCCAGCAGCTCGCCGCCCGCGGCGGCTTCGACGCGGTGCAGATGCGCGAGGTCGCCGAGCTGTCGGAGGTGGCCCTGGGCACCCTCTACCGCTACTTCCCCTCGAAGATCCACCTGCTCGTGGCCACCATGCAGGACCAGCTGGAGCAGCTGCACGACCAGCTGCGCCGCAAGCCCCCGGTCAGCGCCGACCCGGGCGAGCGCGTGGCCGAGACCCTGATGCGCACCTTCAAGGCGCTGCAGCGCGAGCCGCACCTGGCCGAGGCCATGATGCGGGCCCTGACCTTCGCCGACCGCTCGGTCTCGGCCGAGGTGGACTCGGTGAACCGGCTGATCACCGACGTCATCGCCGACGCCATCCACTCCGGCCGGCCGCTGACCCGCGCCGAGCTCGCCGCGGTGCGCGTGGTGACCCACACCTGGCACTCGACGCTGATCACCTGGCTGTCGGGGCGCGCCTCGATCTCGCAGGTGAAGGCGGACATCGACACGGCGTGCATGCTGGTCTCGCAGGCGGCCGCGGCCGAGTGA
- a CDS encoding NUDIX domain-containing protein has protein sequence MPVHNSHCSYCGTAFAADAAWPRACANCGETTWLNPLPVALVMMPIIGTDGRTGLLTVRRGIEPQLGQIGLPGGFIEEGESWQQAAVRELWEETGLRAEVEEVELADVLSAPHFVILVFGRVKPRPIEDLAGLTPERVQALSNGETQELIVVDHAQPLAFPLHTEMSDRFFAALA, from the coding sequence ATGCCGGTCCACAACTCGCACTGCTCCTACTGCGGCACCGCCTTCGCCGCCGACGCCGCCTGGCCGCGAGCCTGCGCGAACTGCGGCGAGACCACCTGGCTCAACCCGCTCCCGGTGGCCCTGGTGATGATGCCGATCATCGGCACCGACGGCCGGACCGGCCTGCTCACGGTGCGGCGCGGCATCGAGCCGCAGCTGGGCCAGATCGGCCTGCCCGGCGGCTTCATCGAGGAGGGCGAGAGCTGGCAGCAGGCGGCCGTCCGCGAGCTGTGGGAGGAGACCGGCCTGCGCGCCGAGGTGGAGGAGGTCGAGCTCGCCGACGTGCTCAGCGCCCCGCACTTCGTGATCCTGGTCTTCGGCCGGGTCAAGCCGCGCCCCATCGAGGACCTGGCGGGCCTGACCCCCGAGCGCGTGCAGGCGCTGTCCAACGGCGAGACCCAGGAACTGATCGTCGTCGACCACGCGCAGCCCTTGGCCTTCCCGCTGCACACCGAGATGAGCGATCGATTCTTCGCCGCTCTGGCCTGA
- a CDS encoding GNAT family N-acetyltransferase — MVDLAPAVAAVRSFNRSYTKVIGVLEEGLLKSPYTLTEVRVLFEIAHAGPEGATVARIREDLGLDAGYLSRILARFDTEGLVLKRRAAADARRGTVELTERGHGIFSGLDERSSEQVGAWLSRLGAGDRARMVEAMGQIGALLDFQTPAGPVTLRAPQPGDYGWVVERHGTLYATERAFDETFEADVARIVADYASSHDEEREAFWVAEVSGRRVGCVACVRRPTDDGVDTAQLRILLVDPAARGLGVGRRLAEECVEFARKAGYRRMTLYTVDGLTAAHRIYRSLGFEIVHQAAVQMWGHHLVEQEWVLELG; from the coding sequence ATGGTGGATCTCGCGCCCGCGGTGGCGGCCGTCCGTTCGTTCAACCGGAGCTACACGAAGGTCATCGGCGTCCTGGAGGAAGGGCTGTTGAAGAGCCCTTACACCCTGACCGAGGTCCGGGTCCTCTTCGAGATCGCGCACGCCGGGCCCGAGGGCGCCACCGTCGCCCGGATCCGGGAGGACCTCGGTCTGGACGCCGGCTACCTGAGCCGCATCCTGGCCCGCTTCGACACCGAGGGACTGGTGCTCAAACGGCGGGCCGCGGCCGACGCGCGCCGCGGCACCGTGGAGCTCACCGAGCGCGGGCACGGGATCTTCTCAGGGCTCGACGAACGCTCCAGCGAGCAGGTCGGGGCCTGGCTCTCGCGCCTGGGCGCGGGCGACCGGGCGCGGATGGTCGAGGCCATGGGGCAGATCGGCGCGCTGCTGGATTTCCAGACGCCGGCCGGGCCCGTGACGCTGCGCGCGCCGCAGCCCGGCGACTACGGCTGGGTGGTGGAGCGCCACGGGACCCTGTACGCGACCGAGCGAGCCTTCGACGAGACCTTCGAGGCCGACGTCGCCCGCATCGTCGCGGACTACGCGAGCTCGCACGACGAGGAGCGCGAGGCGTTCTGGGTCGCCGAGGTGTCCGGCCGGCGCGTGGGCTGCGTGGCCTGCGTGCGCCGGCCCACCGACGACGGCGTGGACACCGCGCAACTCAGGATCCTGCTGGTCGACCCCGCGGCCCGGGGCCTGGGCGTCGGACGGCGGCTGGCCGAGGAGTGCGTGGAGTTCGCGCGCAAGGCCGGATACCGGCGGATGACGCTGTACACGGTGGACGGCCTGACGGCGGCGCACCGGATCTACCGGTCGCTGGGCTTCGAGATCGTGCACCAGGCGGCGGTCCAGATGTGGGGGCACCACTTGGTGGAGCAGGAGTGGGTGCTGGAGTTGGGGTAG
- a CDS encoding prenyltransferase: protein MTPVPAPTAEGLAAAAGLLACEGVLSAAQVRTTAEAIAALQRPDGAIPWFHGGHLDPWDHIEAAMALDVAGFPDHAAAAYRWLVASQNTDGSWYAAYADAPEGIAEPANRLRETNFTAYIAVGVWHHWLATGDEDFLAAMWQPVCRATDFVLSLQTPGGEIVWCRDEQGREADEALLTGCSSMYQALRCALAVAERLGRARPDWELACGRLGHALAAHPERFADKGTYSMDWYYPVLGTALRGEAADERIAEGWDRFVVPGLGVRCVSTNPWVTGGETCELALALWAIGDAERARTLLRDIQHLRDEADGLYWTGYAYEADKDGNQPAVWPPEKTAWTAGALLLALAVLAEDKATVAVFGGDGLPEGMPVACSVAECVAA, encoded by the coding sequence ATGACGCCGGTGCCCGCACCGACGGCCGAAGGGCTCGCCGCCGCGGCCGGACTGCTGGCCTGCGAAGGGGTGCTCAGCGCCGCGCAGGTCCGCACCACCGCCGAGGCGATAGCCGCGCTCCAGCGGCCCGACGGCGCCATCCCCTGGTTCCACGGCGGCCACCTGGACCCCTGGGACCACATCGAGGCGGCGATGGCGCTGGACGTGGCCGGGTTCCCCGACCACGCCGCGGCCGCCTACCGCTGGCTGGTGGCGTCGCAGAACACTGACGGCTCTTGGTACGCGGCGTACGCCGACGCCCCGGAGGGCATCGCCGAGCCGGCCAACCGGCTGCGCGAGACCAACTTCACCGCCTACATAGCGGTCGGCGTCTGGCATCACTGGCTGGCCACCGGCGACGAGGACTTCCTGGCCGCGATGTGGCAGCCGGTGTGCCGGGCCACGGACTTCGTCCTGAGCCTGCAGACCCCCGGCGGCGAGATCGTGTGGTGCCGTGACGAGCAGGGGCGCGAGGCTGACGAGGCGCTGCTGACCGGCTGCTCGTCGATGTACCAGGCGCTGCGCTGCGCGCTGGCCGTCGCCGAGCGGCTCGGGCGCGCCCGCCCGGACTGGGAGCTGGCCTGCGGCCGCCTGGGGCACGCGCTGGCCGCGCACCCAGAGCGCTTCGCGGACAAAGGCACGTACTCGATGGACTGGTACTACCCGGTGCTCGGGACGGCGTTGCGCGGCGAGGCGGCGGACGAGCGGATCGCAGAGGGCTGGGACCGCTTCGTGGTGCCGGGCCTCGGCGTGCGCTGCGTCTCGACGAACCCGTGGGTGACCGGCGGCGAGACCTGCGAGCTGGCGCTGGCGTTGTGGGCGATCGGCGACGCGGAGCGCGCGCGGACCTTGCTGCGCGACATCCAGCATCTGCGGGACGAGGCCGACGGTCTGTACTGGACCGGCTATGCCTACGAGGCGGACAAGGACGGGAACCAGCCCGCGGTCTGGCCTCCGGAGAAGACGGCCTGGACGGCCGGCGCGCTGCTGTTGGCGCTCGCGGTGCTCGCCGAGGACAAGGCGACGGTCGCGGTGTTCGGCGGGGACGGGCTGCCCGAGGGGATGCCGGTCGCGTGCTCGGTCGCGGAGTGTGTCGCGGCCTGA
- a CDS encoding aldehyde dehydrogenase: MGTVTEHGKLFIGGSYVDPATDAKLEMISPVTEEVHGRTPEASPADMDRAVGAARRAFDEGPWPRMSVAERVEILRGLRNRYEARADELAKLISSETGSPYSWSILAQVWAPIMIWDYYLGMAAGYPWEELRQGLLGPTVVRSEPVGVAAGIVAWNVPQFITVSKIAPALVTGCAVVVKPSPETALDAYLLADMAIEAGLPEGVLNIVPAGRENSAYLAAHPGLDKVAFTGSTAGGKAVMAAATPNLTRVTLELGGKSAAIILPDADLDTAIPGLLPNSYMNNGQACVAQTRVLVHRDRYAETVDAMAEAVRGLKTGDPLDPETQIGPLVAERQRDRVESYIAKGVGEGARVVVGGGRPAGIAKGWFVEPTLFADVDNRMVIAQEEIFGPVVAMIPYEDEADAVRIANDSDYGLSGSVWSADVEHGLSVARRVRTGNYGVNTFGMEFNSPFGGFKQSGIGREFGPEGLRAYLETKTVHLPNGYTPEGF; encoded by the coding sequence ATGGGCACCGTGACCGAGCACGGGAAGCTGTTCATCGGCGGTTCCTACGTCGACCCGGCGACCGACGCGAAGCTGGAGATGATCTCGCCGGTCACCGAGGAGGTGCACGGCCGCACCCCCGAGGCGTCGCCGGCGGACATGGACCGCGCCGTCGGCGCCGCCCGCCGCGCCTTCGACGAGGGCCCGTGGCCGCGGATGAGCGTGGCCGAGCGCGTGGAGATCCTGCGCGGGCTCCGGAACCGGTACGAGGCGCGCGCCGACGAGCTGGCCAAGCTGATCAGCTCCGAGACCGGCTCGCCCTACTCCTGGTCGATCCTGGCGCAGGTGTGGGCGCCGATCATGATCTGGGACTACTACCTGGGCATGGCGGCCGGCTATCCCTGGGAGGAGCTGCGCCAGGGCCTGCTGGGGCCGACGGTGGTGCGCAGCGAGCCGGTGGGCGTGGCGGCCGGGATCGTGGCGTGGAACGTGCCGCAGTTCATCACGGTCAGCAAGATCGCCCCGGCGCTCGTGACCGGCTGCGCGGTGGTGGTGAAGCCCTCGCCCGAGACGGCCCTGGACGCGTATCTGCTGGCTGATATGGCCATCGAGGCCGGGCTGCCGGAGGGCGTGCTGAACATCGTCCCGGCGGGCCGGGAGAACAGCGCGTATCTGGCCGCGCATCCCGGGCTGGACAAGGTCGCCTTCACCGGGTCCACGGCCGGCGGCAAGGCGGTCATGGCGGCGGCCACGCCGAACCTGACGCGGGTGACGCTGGAACTCGGCGGCAAGTCCGCGGCGATCATCCTGCCGGACGCGGATCTGGATACTGCGATCCCCGGGCTGCTGCCGAACTCGTACATGAACAACGGGCAGGCGTGCGTGGCGCAGACGCGGGTGCTGGTGCATCGCGACCGGTACGCCGAGACCGTCGACGCCATGGCGGAGGCTGTCAGGGGCCTGAAGACCGGTGATCCGCTGGATCCCGAGACGCAGATCGGTCCGCTGGTCGCCGAGCGGCAGCGCGATCGCGTGGAGTCGTATATCGCCAAGGGCGTCGGCGAGGGCGCGCGGGTGGTCGTCGGCGGCGGGCGTCCGGCGGGGATCGCAAAGGGCTGGTTCGTCGAGCCGACACTGTTCGCGGACGTCGACAACCGGATGGTGATCGCGCAGGAGGAGATCTTCGGGCCGGTCGTCGCGATGATCCCGTATGAGGACGAGGCCGACGCGGTGCGGATCGCCAACGACTCGGACTACGGGCTCTCGGGGTCGGTGTGGTCCGCGGATGTGGAACACGGACTTTCTGTGGCGCGGCGGGTGCGGACCGGGAATTATGGCGTGAACACCTTCGGGATGGAGTTCAACTCCCCGTTCGGTGGGTTCAAGCAGTCGGGGATCGGCCGGGAGTTCGGGCCCGAGGGCTTGAGGGCATATCTGGAGACGAAGACCGTGCACTTGCCGAATGGATATACCCCTGAAGGGTTTTGA
- a CDS encoding small ribosomal subunit Rsm22 family protein: MDLAADLPADLAAALDAATADIPLRELEASVDRLIARYRTPGRADRPILAGRIDAAAYAAYRMPATWGAVRAALAAAAARVPDLAPQSLVDVGGGTGAAAWAAAAVFGESLKDITVLDQVPEALELGRGLARDAFSGALRHAEWRQVRFPAEVPGADLVTVSYVLSELAPDAQQALVGTSAKNAQTIAVIEPGTPDGYQRIMAARDVLVGMGLHVAAPCPHSDACPLLGTRDWCHFASRIHRSPLHRRLKGADLQYEDEKFAYVVATRLPVAEAQAQARILRHPQIRKGLVMMQLCKPDGTVAQELVSKRQGDTYRAARDADWGDSW, from the coding sequence ATGGACCTCGCCGCCGATCTCCCCGCCGATCTCGCCGCAGCGCTCGACGCCGCCACCGCCGACATCCCGTTGCGGGAGCTGGAGGCGTCGGTCGACCGCTTGATCGCCCGCTACCGGACGCCGGGGCGTGCCGACCGTCCCATCCTCGCCGGCCGGATCGACGCCGCCGCGTACGCCGCCTACCGGATGCCGGCGACATGGGGCGCGGTGCGTGCGGCGCTGGCCGCCGCGGCGGCGCGGGTGCCGGATCTGGCACCGCAGAGCTTGGTGGACGTCGGCGGCGGCACCGGTGCCGCGGCATGGGCGGCCGCGGCGGTGTTCGGCGAGTCGCTGAAGGACATCACCGTCCTGGATCAAGTACCCGAGGCGCTCGAGTTGGGCCGGGGACTGGCCCGTGACGCGTTCTCAGGCGCGCTGCGGCACGCGGAATGGCGGCAGGTGCGCTTCCCGGCGGAGGTTCCCGGTGCGGATCTGGTGACCGTGTCGTACGTCCTCAGCGAGCTCGCGCCGGACGCCCAGCAGGCGCTGGTCGGCACCTCCGCCAAGAATGCCCAGACCATCGCCGTGATCGAGCCCGGGACGCCCGACGGCTACCAGCGGATCATGGCCGCGCGCGACGTGTTGGTCGGCATGGGACTGCACGTCGCGGCCCCGTGTCCGCACTCGGATGCCTGCCCGTTGCTGGGAACGCGCGACTGGTGCCACTTCGCCTCGCGCATCCACCGCTCGCCGCTGCACCGCCGTCTCAAGGGCGCGGATCTCCAGTACGAGGACGAGAAGTTCGCCTACGTGGTGGCCACGCGCCTGCCGGTCGCGGAAGCACAGGCGCAGGCGCGCATCCTGCGGCATCCGCAGATCCGCAAGGGGCTGGTCATGATGCAGCTCTGCAAGCCGGACGGGACGGTCGCTCAGGAACTCGTCTCCAAGCGCCAGGGCGACACGTATCGGGCCGCGCGCGACGCGGACTGGGGCGACAGCTGGTAG
- a CDS encoding class I SAM-dependent methyltransferase, with translation MLTVDFEKFPITKGEKVLDMGCGFGRHAFALLRQGADVVALDYSQDEVAEVTKWFAAMQAAGEVPAGAGGIAVRGTAYGLPFADGTFDAIVAAEVLEHLPDDRLAMSELVRVLKPGGRLAITVPRWFPEKVCWALSDAYHEVEGGHIRIYKRREMVGKLRDAGVVPRELHHAHALHAPYWWLKCAVGVDNENAPVKAYKKLLEWDIIKAPALTRASEALLNPVLGKSLVVYADKPAA, from the coding sequence GTGCTCACCGTGGACTTCGAGAAGTTCCCGATCACCAAGGGCGAGAAGGTCCTGGACATGGGCTGCGGCTTCGGCCGGCACGCGTTCGCGCTGCTGCGTCAGGGGGCTGACGTGGTCGCCCTGGACTACAGCCAGGACGAGGTCGCCGAGGTGACCAAGTGGTTCGCGGCGATGCAGGCGGCCGGCGAGGTGCCGGCCGGGGCCGGCGGGATCGCGGTGCGCGGCACCGCCTACGGCCTGCCGTTCGCCGACGGCACCTTCGACGCGATCGTCGCCGCCGAGGTCCTGGAACACCTGCCCGACGACCGGCTGGCGATGTCCGAACTGGTCCGGGTCCTCAAACCCGGCGGCCGGCTGGCGATCACGGTGCCCCGGTGGTTCCCGGAGAAGGTGTGCTGGGCCCTGTCCGACGCCTACCACGAGGTCGAGGGCGGCCACATCCGGATCTACAAGCGGCGCGAGATGGTCGGCAAGCTGCGGGACGCCGGCGTGGTCCCCCGCGAGCTGCACCACGCGCACGCGCTGCACGCGCCGTACTGGTGGCTGAAGTGCGCGGTCGGGGTCGACAACGAGAACGCCCCGGTGAAGGCGTACAAGAAGCTCCTGGAATGGGACATCATCAAGGCCCCGGCCCTCACCCGCGCCAGCGAGGCGCTGCTGAACCCGGTGCTCGGCAAGAGCCTGGTCGTCTACGCGGACAAGCCGGCCGCATGA
- a CDS encoding MBL fold metallo-hydrolase has product MTDAAPATAEAPGVWSIRVPFPDNPLGYTLVYALETTAGGPVLVDAGWDDPVSLAALERGLEAVGSSVSDVRGVLVTHHHPDHHGLAGRIRELSGCWVALHEEDAKVVDMVRTADREPWTKRYKALLELCGAPAEAVASAAAAIPSGAKPAVPDVLIEDGALMDVPGRTLRAVWTPGHSPGHTCFHLEDSGALLTGDHVLPGITPVVTVYDDHVVGTSDPLGDFLASLRKVSRLSTTRALPAHRAPFDDVAGRAAEIAEHHVRRLEQIEGQLAAGPKTLWSITEGMEWNKGWERLDTFARHLALGEAGSHLRHLVLTGRVRLASTEPIEFSLAG; this is encoded by the coding sequence ATGACGGACGCCGCACCCGCCACCGCCGAGGCCCCCGGCGTCTGGTCGATCCGCGTCCCGTTCCCCGACAACCCCCTGGGTTACACGCTCGTCTACGCCCTGGAGACGACCGCTGGCGGCCCCGTACTGGTCGACGCGGGCTGGGACGACCCGGTCTCGCTGGCGGCCCTGGAGCGCGGCCTGGAGGCCGTCGGCAGCTCGGTGTCGGACGTGCGCGGCGTGCTGGTCACCCACCACCACCCCGACCACCACGGCCTGGCCGGGCGGATCAGGGAGCTCAGCGGCTGCTGGGTGGCGCTGCACGAGGAGGACGCGAAGGTCGTCGACATGGTCCGCACCGCCGACCGCGAGCCCTGGACCAAGCGCTACAAGGCTTTGCTGGAGCTGTGCGGGGCCCCGGCGGAGGCCGTGGCGAGCGCGGCGGCCGCGATCCCCTCCGGGGCCAAGCCGGCCGTGCCGGACGTGCTGATCGAGGACGGCGCGCTGATGGACGTCCCCGGACGCACGCTGCGCGCCGTCTGGACGCCCGGCCACTCCCCCGGGCACACCTGCTTCCACTTGGAGGACAGCGGGGCGCTGCTGACCGGCGACCACGTCCTGCCCGGCATCACCCCGGTGGTCACCGTCTACGACGACCACGTGGTCGGCACCTCCGACCCCCTGGGCGACTTCCTGGCCTCGCTGCGGAAGGTCTCGCGGCTGTCGACCACGCGCGCCCTGCCCGCGCACCGCGCGCCCTTCGACGACGTCGCCGGCCGCGCCGCGGAGATCGCCGAGCACCACGTCCGCCGCCTGGAGCAGATCGAGGGCCAGCTGGCCGCCGGGCCGAAGACGCTGTGGAGCATCACCGAGGGCATGGAGTGGAACAAGGGCTGGGAGCGCCTGGACACCTTCGCGCGGCATCTCGCCCTCGGCGAGGCCGGTTCGCACCTGCGGCACCTGGTGCTGACCGGGCGCGTCCGGCTGGCCTCCACCGAGCCCATCGAGTTCTCGCTCGCCGGCTGA
- a CDS encoding glycosyltransferase family 4 protein, whose product MADKALRIALLAYKGNPFCGGQGVYVRHLSRELAKLGHSVEVLAGQPYPVLDPEPGVKLTEISSLDLYRQPDPFRTPKRGEYRDWVDLLEVGTMWTAGFPEPLTFSLRALRHLSGRKGEFDVVHDNQCLGYGLLGMPRLGFPTLATVHHPIQVDRELELAAAPTNGKRASVRRWYAFTAMQTRVARRLPEIITVSSSSAAQIEEYLGVPQRRISTIPIGADTDTFSPDASVAKVPGRIVTTASADVPLKGLLPLVEALAKVRVEAEHAHLVVVGKAKEDGVVAKAIERLGLGGSVRFVHGISDAELVDLIRSAEVACVPSLYEGFSLPAVEAMSCGAALVSTTGGAIPEVAGRDGETTLAVPPGDPSALAVALTRVLGDAELRARLGAAARERVLEKFTWRAAAIATAERYRALIEAGRDPVDWDRMAADRLRRGRKAGV is encoded by the coding sequence ATGGCAGACAAGGCGCTGCGCATAGCCTTGCTCGCGTACAAAGGAAACCCCTTCTGCGGAGGCCAGGGCGTCTACGTCCGGCACCTCTCCCGCGAACTGGCCAAGCTCGGCCACTCCGTCGAAGTCCTGGCCGGCCAGCCGTATCCGGTGCTCGATCCTGAGCCCGGCGTCAAGCTGACCGAGATATCCAGCCTCGACCTGTACCGCCAGCCCGACCCCTTTCGCACCCCCAAGCGCGGCGAGTACCGCGACTGGGTGGACCTGCTGGAGGTCGGGACGATGTGGACCGCCGGGTTCCCCGAGCCGCTGACCTTCTCGCTGCGCGCGCTGCGCCACCTTTCCGGCCGCAAGGGCGAGTTCGACGTGGTCCACGACAACCAGTGCCTGGGCTACGGCCTGCTGGGCATGCCGCGCCTGGGCTTCCCGACGCTGGCCACCGTCCACCACCCGATCCAGGTGGACCGCGAGCTGGAACTGGCCGCCGCGCCGACCAACGGCAAGCGCGCCTCGGTGCGCCGCTGGTACGCCTTCACCGCGATGCAGACCCGCGTCGCGCGGCGCCTGCCGGAGATCATCACGGTCTCGTCCTCCTCCGCCGCGCAGATCGAGGAGTACCTCGGTGTCCCGCAGCGGCGCATCAGCACCATTCCGATCGGTGCCGACACCGACACCTTCTCCCCGGACGCCTCGGTGGCCAAGGTCCCCGGGCGGATCGTCACCACGGCCAGTGCGGACGTGCCGCTGAAGGGCCTGCTGCCGCTGGTCGAGGCGCTGGCGAAGGTCCGGGTCGAGGCCGAGCACGCGCATCTGGTGGTCGTCGGCAAGGCCAAGGAGGACGGCGTCGTCGCCAAGGCGATCGAGCGGCTGGGCCTGGGCGGCTCGGTGCGCTTCGTGCACGGCATCTCCGACGCCGAACTCGTCGATCTGATCCGCTCGGCCGAAGTGGCCTGCGTGCCCTCGCTCTACGAGGGTTTCTCGCTGCCCGCCGTCGAGGCGATGTCCTGCGGCGCCGCGCTGGTGTCCACCACCGGCGGCGCGATCCCCGAGGTGGCCGGCCGGGACGGCGAGACCACGCTCGCGGTGCCGCCGGGCGACCCCTCGGCGCTGGCCGTCGCGCTGACCCGGGTGCTGGGGGACGCGGAGCTGCGGGCCCGCCTGGGTGCCGCGGCGCGTGAGCGGGTCCTGGAGAAGTTCACGTGGCGCGCCGCCGCGATCGCCACCGCCGAGCGCTACCGGGCGCTCATCGAGGCCGGCCGTGACCCGGTCGACTGGGACCGCATGGCCGCCGACAGGCTCCGTCGTGGAAGAAAGGCAGGGGTCTGA
- a CDS encoding ferredoxin, giving the protein MSEIDAAAQTKWRVTVDADLCIGSGGCVLRSPEAFELDVARQACPRHEVLGASDEVLDAAENCPVEAITIVEEGSGLAVFPPAD; this is encoded by the coding sequence ATGTCAGAGATTGATGCGGCGGCACAGACCAAGTGGCGTGTGACTGTCGATGCTGATTTGTGCATCGGCTCCGGGGGCTGCGTGCTGCGCTCGCCCGAGGCGTTCGAGCTGGACGTGGCGCGGCAGGCTTGTCCGCGGCACGAGGTGCTGGGGGCCTCCGACGAGGTGCTGGACGCCGCGGAGAACTGCCCGGTGGAGGCGATCACGATCGTGGAGGAGGGGAGCGGGCTGGCGGTCTTCCCGCCGGCGGACTGA
- a CDS encoding serine/threonine-protein kinase — MADAAQPGRLVGGRYRLVDRLGAGGQGRVWRAHDQTLGIDVAVKEVSLPFMLSDAQLAERLRRAEREARNTVRLRDQPGIVTVHDVVIDDDAPWIVMQLVSGRSLDEHLTEHGPLSVENTAKVADTMLRALSAAHAAGIVHRDVKPANVLLADDGRVLLTDFGIAQHEDDSSLTMTGAVIGSAEYLAPERARAQEAGPPSDLFSLGVTLYQAVEGISPFRRDSPTATLTAVLFEQPKPPKSAGRLTGLLAALLAKEPGQRPSIPAALAMLNDRNAEGSGPAVTQAAAPVPPAPVEPPTLELTHQPNLARTAPYLPGPQQPHQPPPYLATQSLNPPPPPKKNNAPKVVLAVAAVVVVAALATLGATQLGHHGTPQAGPTTTTDSSSTAPTGTPDSSATTDTTTPTSPDSLDTDTDTDTDTQDTSTTSSPPSPDGVKAGCTEALDDLKAFNAADPAANGGKDFQIAADHDLADKLSADAAKATDPAVKTAIQAEADSWNTFANDYQNNDTAGMQKTIPETTKDINAVNSACNS; from the coding sequence ATGGCTGACGCAGCACAACCAGGACGCCTGGTCGGCGGCCGGTACCGCCTCGTGGACCGGTTGGGCGCCGGCGGTCAGGGCCGCGTGTGGCGGGCCCACGACCAGACGCTGGGCATCGACGTGGCCGTCAAGGAGGTCTCGCTGCCCTTCATGCTCTCCGACGCGCAGCTGGCCGAGCGGCTGCGCCGGGCCGAGCGCGAGGCCCGCAACACCGTCCGGCTGCGCGACCAGCCGGGCATCGTGACCGTGCACGACGTCGTGATCGACGACGACGCGCCGTGGATCGTGATGCAGCTGGTGTCCGGCCGCTCGCTGGACGAGCACCTGACCGAGCACGGCCCGCTGAGCGTGGAGAACACCGCGAAGGTGGCCGACACGATGCTGCGCGCCCTGTCCGCCGCGCACGCCGCCGGGATCGTGCACCGCGACGTGAAGCCGGCGAACGTGCTGCTCGCCGACGACGGCCGGGTCCTGCTCACCGACTTCGGCATCGCCCAGCACGAGGACGACAGCTCCCTGACGATGACCGGCGCGGTCATCGGCTCGGCGGAGTACCTGGCGCCCGAGCGTGCCCGCGCCCAGGAGGCCGGCCCGCCCTCGGACCTGTTCTCCCTGGGCGTCACGCTGTACCAGGCGGTCGAGGGCATCTCGCCTTTCCGCCGCGACTCGCCCACGGCGACGCTGACGGCGGTCCTGTTCGAACAGCCCAAGCCGCCGAAGAGCGCCGGGCGCCTGACCGGCCTGCTGGCCGCGCTGCTGGCCAAGGAGCCGGGGCAGCGGCCGTCGATCCCGGCGGCGCTGGCGATGCTGAACGACAGGAACGCCGAGGGCTCGGGCCCGGCCGTCACGCAGGCCGCGGCACCGGTCCCGCCCGCCCCGGTGGAACCGCCCACGCTCGAGCTGACGCACCAGCCGAACCTGGCCCGCACCGCGCCCTACCTGCCGGGACCACAGCAGCCGCACCAGCCGCCGCCGTATCTGGCCACCCAGTCCCTGAACCCGCCCCCGCCGCCGAAGAAGAACAACGCGCCGAAGGTCGTCCTGGCAGTGGCGGCGGTCGTGGTCGTGGCGGCGCTGGCGACCCTCGGCGCCACGCAGCTGGGACACCACGGCACGCCGCAGGCCGGGCCGACCACGACGACGGACTCCTCCAGCACCGCGCCCACCGGCACGCCGGACTCCTCCGCGACGACGGACACGACGACGCCGACCAGCCCGGACTCCCTGGACACGGACACCGACACGGACACCGACACCCAGGACACGTCCACGACCAGCTCCCCGCCGAGTCCGGACGGCGTCAAAGCCGGCTGCACCGAGGCCCTCGACGACCTCAAGGCCTTCAACGCCGCCGACCCGGCGGCCAACGGCGGCAAGGACTTCCAGATAGCGGCCGACCACGACCTGGCCGACAAGCTGTCCGCCGACGCTGCCAAGGCCACCGACCCGGCGGTGAAGACGGCGATCCAGGCCGAGGCGGACAGCTGGAACACGTTCGCGAACGACTATCAGAACAACGACACCGCGGGGATGCAGAAGACGATTCCGGAGACGACCAAGGACATCAACGCGGTGAACTCGGCCTGCAACAGCTGA